Part of the Sporomusa termitida genome, GCCGTTATACAACAACCGGGCTGTTTTGCAGAAAAATCTTGTGACAGTGGTTGTGGGCGTTTGCCTGGCTTCCCTGTTGACTTCGCTGACGGCAATGGGTATTACCCGGCTGCTGGGGATGCCAAAGGATATCGTTGTTGCGATTGGTTCCAAGTCAGTTACCGCTCCCATTGCCGCCCAGGTGGCAGCGGTTAATGGCGGCGATCCGGAGATGGCGATCGCCTTTGTGGTCGTGACCGGCGCGTTAGGAGCCATTGCCGGACCAACGCTGTTAACATTATTGAAAATTACCAATCCAATCATTCGTGGCCTGGCCATGGGTACGACTGCCCACGGACAAGGGACTGCAACTGCTCTGATGGAGGGTGAACAGCAGGGAATGATGGCCGGCATCGGTATGACCTTGTCGGCGATAATCACATCAGCCTTGTTACCAATATTGATTTCCATATTGTGGCATAGCTGACAAAAAACATCAAAAAAATTGACACTGATGATATATACTAGCAATAGAAGCGAAAACATAACGGAGTGTGATGGATGCCTATGATGTGGATTTTATGTTTGCTTAACTTATCGGTAATTATTTATGTACTCAGTATTATTGCCAAACTGAAAGCCAGGGAGGAAGGTTAATACCGCAAATCCGTTTTACTGTGTTATGTGTAATAGCCAGTAAAACGGATTTTTGCTTAGGGGCGATAGTGTGGCTGTGTTGGGGTATTGGCAAAATTCAGCGGCTGTGTGTCAGTGAGGCGGCTGGTGTCTTGGCAATCCACTCCCGTTATTTGCCTTTTAGTAAACCTGCTACAAAAAGCGCATTATATTATTGTCGTAGAATTATTTCGATATATGCGACAAAATCATTTATCAAAAAAAGTTCTGAACCAGCAAAGTTGGCGCTTTTCTGAGAGAATGCCAAGAATGGTGCGAATATAGTTTGCAAGAAAAGAGTTGTATAATCTATAATACTGTTAAGTGTTAAGATGAGGAAAGTTGCTATGAGAGGAAGTCATGCTATGGAGTTCCCGGAGTTGGTTGATATCGCGAAATTACAGCAATTGCTTGATTCTATGTATGCTGTAACCGGAATACCTTCGGCAATTTTGGATAATCATTCTGTGGTTTTAATTGCCAGTGGCTGGCAGGATATATGCCAGAAATTCCACCGTGTTTTTCCTGAGACCGCGGCAAGATGCCATGATAGTGATCAGCGGATATACCAGCAGCTGCTGGCCGGGCAGTTTGCCGGCTACCGGTGTGAAAATGGCCTGATCGACTATGCCTGCCCGATTATCATTGAAGGCAGGCATTTAGCATCGCTTTTTGTCGGCCAGTTCTTCATGGAAAAGCCGGATGAAGAATTTTTCCGGAATCAGGCCCGGAGGTTTGGTTTTAAAGAGGACGAATATCTGGCCGCTTTGCACAAGGTACCGGTAATACCCCAAGAAAGCGTAGCCAGTATTATAGAATTTTTTTCGCAGCTCGCGTCAATAATTACTCATCTTTGTTATCAGGTGCTGCGCTCTAAAACCGCAATGAACTTTAAAGATACCTTGATGGAGGCTATCCCCAACCCGATTTTTTATAAAGATCAAAATGGCCGCTATCTTGGCTGTAATAAAGCCTTTACTGACTTAACCGGGTTGTCTAAGGCCGAGATTGTGGGCAAAACTGCAAGCGAAATTTTACCAATGTGTTACTCGGCGGAGGAGCAGGTACCGGAACCGGAACCGGAACCTGGCCGCCGGCCTCACACCTGTGAATGTGTGGTCCTCGATGCGGCCGGCGCGGTACGGAATGTTATTTTTAATAATGCCGTGTTTACTACTGGAGACGGGTCAAAGGGGTTAGTAGGCAGCATACTGGATATCACGGCCCATAAACAAATGGAGGCTAAACTTAAAGAAAGTGAAGAAAACTATCTTTTATTGTTCAAACATATGATAAATGGCTTTTTGTTTCTTCAGGCCACCCCCGGACTGGACGGCGCCTTGCCGGATTTTGTTATTCTTGATGTAAACGAAGGTTATGCCGAGATTATTGGCCAACCGAAAGCAGAAATCCTTGATCACAAGATAACTGATGTTTTACCATTTACTACCGCCGAGAATCCGGAATGGCTGTTCATTTTACACAGGGTTTTGCAGCACGGTGAGGCGACGTTGCTGGAACATTATTCAAAACAGTGTTTAAAGTGGCTGCGCCTCTCGATTTATAGCCCGAAACAGGGATATTTGGCCATTGTAGTATCTGATATAACCGGACAAAAGCGGAGTGAGGAGCAGGTCCAGCAGTATGCGTATCATGATCATCTGACAGGACTGCCTAACCGGCGTCTGTTGGATGACAGACTGTCGATTGCTATTGCCCGGGCGAAAAGGTCAGCTGAACAGATTGCCGTAATTTTTTTAGATCTGGATAATTTTAAGCCTGTTAACGATACCTACGGCCATGATGCAGGGGATGAGCTGCTTCAGCAACTGGCTAACCGGATCGTGAGTAATGTCCGGGAAGGAGATACGGTCTCACGGGTCGGCGGGGACGAGTTTGTTATTATTCTCCCTCAGATTAGAACAAAAGCAGAAGTTGAGCAGCTGGCCCTAAGACTGCTAGTCGTCTGCAGACAACCGTTTATGATCAGGAATCATGAAGTATTCGTCTCCGCGAGTATTGGAGTCAGTATGTTCCCTGATGACGGCATGGATATTGCTGATCTCATCAGGAGTGCTGACATTGCGATGTATCACTCGAAAAGAAATGGCCGGAATCAGGTCTGTTTCGTTCATGGCTGTTTGTAAGCCCGCGGGGTGTCAAGTGGATCACTGTGATGTAAAACATCACCAAGCTGCCCTGAGCTTTACTGGCGATAAAATGGTACCCCGCTTGTCCCTTAGGGAAAAATCTGAACAAAACACGATTGAACTGCCCTGGCGGTCAATCGTGCTTTTTCTAACCTTTTTCCTCAATTTACACGCTGCACCCGGAAAGACTGTATGAATGGCTGGCCAGCATGGAATTATATGAGGAGGACATATGGGAATGTTAGAAGGAGGTATATACCCTGGCACATATTCGCAAAATGCTCGTACGTACCTTCATTGCCAATTCCTTTAACCGGGATCTGATACTGCTTATTATTATCAGTGTGGCTATCGGGGCTTTCTTAGCCAGCTTAGTATCAATGGCGGCCAACTCTTACTTTTCCGAAACAATTTCGACCCTGGTTGGCGATTATGGTGAATTTGACGTGATTATCAATGTACGCGAAGAAATGAAAGCGGAGGGACGGGCGCAAATTGAAAAAGTGTTAGGCCAGGTCTATCCCGGCGCTCAATTAAAGGAGGGGCCGACCCTAACCGGCTTAACCAGTTTTTTTGTCGGGCTGCCGGCTGAATATAAGACAAAGCCAACCTATGAGGCGCTGAGTAATACCTTTGGCAGTGTTCCCGGCCGTTCCGGCATTAGTATTATGACCGAACCGCGCGTTACCGTTAAAGGTGTGCCGGAGGGTGCCAGAAATACTGTTATTGACCAGATCATGCCCATAGATGGGGTGTTATTTGCCTTTCGCGATGGCGGTTCAGTGACAGTAATTATTTCCACACTTGACAAATCAGCTTATGTTAACGATGAGGTTGAGAAGCTGCTTAAGCAATATCAGCTGATTGAGATTGCCTTTCCTGTCGGCAGTGAACCGGATAATCCGATCAGACTGGGTGAGCAAATTGCCGAAGGCATCCGCAACGACCAAGCAGTTGGTTTTGCCGAGAGCGTAGCTGCGGACACCAATAACAATGAAATGGTCTATTTGGTAAGTACCATGCTGGAACTAAAGCGTTTTCTTGCCGCTTATATTACCCAGGTTGCAGTTACACCGGCTGCGGGCGTTACCTTTACTCCCGGTGATATGATTGCTTTTCAGGGGACGGCTGCCAATGAGCCGGCAGCCGCAGGCACACCGGAGTCAGGCCATGTTCTAGTCCAGGTAACAGAGGTTGGCGGCGACGGTTTGGCAAAAGGGATGATTACGCAGGGCGATGGTAGCCAGATGACTAATAAACAGGGATATGTAGTTATCAACAATACGGTGGGGGGCCCGGCCGGTACAGCGTCGATTCATAATCCGCGACAACAGTTAGGGAATGCCCTTACGGAAACCGCCAAGCTTGTCGGACAGATTCCCGGGTTTGCTCAGGATGCTGAACAAATGACCGCTGTCGCCAGCAGTGCTCTTAACAACTATGGCAGCAGTCTTGGCGCTATTGATCAGACCCTGTCGGGTCTGGAGGGCGCCGGTGCCACTATTCAGGCGGCTACCAGCGGTTTGGCTAACATTAATACCAGCGGCATTCAGGCCCAGCTGGATAATTCCTCGCGGGCTCTGGGCGGACTTGTCGGGACATTTCAAGTAATTAAGGTGATAAGTCCTGATATTGCCACCTCAATCAATGAGTTAACAAATACCCAGCAAAACCTAAATAATCTGCGGGCCGGCTTAATCGAACTGGATAATGTAGCCGCCAATGCCCGGCAGGCCCGCACGGCAATTGATAATATAGTTGCCGATGGCCGCAGCACTGTAGCCACTCTGCGGGCCTTTGACGTGGATAGTGCCCGCCAGACCCTTAGTAACGCCAGTACCCATCTGGCTCAGGTTCAGCAGTTTGACACCCCCCTGATTGCGGCCCAGTTACAGGTATTGGGAACAGCGGTCCCTAATTTGCGGGATGATGAGATTAGCCGTTCCATAAAACTTCTCGATCAGGTCATTTCCGGGCAGGTGAGTCCCAGTCAGCGCATTCAGATCCTGACGAACGGCAATGTCAGTCCGGATTTTGTTTCCCCGGTTATTTATCGGGAAGTGGGTCATAATAATCTTTCTTTATATCAGTCTGAGCTGGGGATTGTCGAGCCTGATCCCCGGGCGGAGGTGATGACAATATTGATGCAGGTCAAAGCCATACTTGCCGGCATGATCGCGCTTATAGCCGCTGTTTTATTCCTGGTACTTGATCATACAGCCGTCATGTCTGTCATCCGCCGCCAACGATCAGCGAATACCGTGCAGGCCAAAGGCTGGCGCCGGTTTTTTCACTGCTTAAAAAATACCCTGACTGCCCCCGAGTGCCTGTACGGCATGGCGGTCGGCGCCACCCTGCTTACCAGTATGTTTATTTTGGCTGGCGGCGGCATTCCCTATCTGCCCTGGCTTGGTGTACCGCTGCTCGGGGCCTTGTTTGGGCTGCTTGTTGCCAATAATACAGAAAAGATCAGTCCGGTTGCTGTTGATGAAGTAACCGCAGGCGAAGCGCTGGGTCTGTCCTTTGATGAAGTTATGCGGGAGATTGTCATCCCCAATGGCCGCCCCGGCCTTCTCCAACAACTTAACCGGCGGAAAATGAAATTTAAATAAGCGGAGCGATGGGCATGCTTGCTATACATAATCTCTATAAACAGTTTGGCAATCTGATAGCGGTTAATGATCTCAGCCTTACTGTAAATAAAGGCAAAACAGTGGTACTCATGGGACCGTCAGGCTGTGGAAAATCCACCACGATCCGGGCGATAAACCGTCTGGTGGAACCTGACCGCGGTTCCATCATTCTGAATGGGGCCAATATCCTGTCTATGCAGCCTGACGAACTGCGCGATATTCGTAAGCGTATCGGCTTTGTATTTCAGCACTTTAATCTTATCGGTCGCTTAACAACAGCCGAGAATGTCATGCTCGGCCTGGTCATGAGCGGTATGGATAAAGAATTGGCAAGAGCGAAAGCCGTTGAGGCCCTGGACAAGGTTGGGCTTGAGCAGCATTTAGGCCATAAGCCGAGTGAGCTGTCCGGCGGGCAGCAGCAGCGGGTGGGCATTGCCAGAGCCCTGGCTTACGAACCGGAGCTTATGCTCTGGGATGAGCCGACCGCATCCCTGGACCCTATTCTGGTGCGCGAGGTATTAATTGTTATGGAGGAGCTGGCCCGCTATCGCGCGAGCACAATGCTTGTTGTAACGCACGAACTGCCGTTTGCCCTGCGTGTTGCCGATGAAATTGTCCTGATGGATCAAGGGTCCATTGTTGAGGTAGGTGCGCCGGCGCAGGTATTTGTTAAGCCTGTATCAGATATTGGTAAAAAATATAAAGAACTTATTGAATATCAGATGAATACCAGTGCCCAGAGCCTGGCCGGCAAGGCAGAGTGACAAAGTAAAAAGCACCATAGAACTGTTCGCATTCACAGTTCTTGGTGCTTTTTATTCCTCAACTGTTGGTATTTCCAGATGAATACTGCCTGGCGGTGTCCCAAATAGCGTGGCTATTAGTTTCTCGGCAATCTCCAGTTTATTCTTGATGATTGCCGGATCTGACTCATGTTCGAATTCTGCGGGAGAACTGGCTTCCAGTAAGGCGGCAATAATACCGGCAAAAAAAGCAAGGGTTTCATCCACATGCATCACATGGGTTACACCCTCCTGATTACCCTGTTCCAGGATGCTTCTAAAAAGCGGAGCCGCAATAATCTGCAGCTGACGCCAGAGTTTATTGATCAATTCACCTTGCTTTTCCCGGTATAAAACAGCAGCAATCAGGCCCGGTTCACCATCGTAGCACAGTTTATAGAAATGGCTGATAAGTAATTGTAATTTTTCCAGGACGGTTACGTTGTCAAGATGACAAGACTGAATGTGAGTGACCATATTTTTGGCATAGCGGGCAAAGATGGCTTCAAGGAGGGCGTCTTTTGATGCAAAGTAGTAATAAAAAGTGCCCTGGGCCACACTCACTTTTTTGACGATATCCTGGACGGTAGTTTTTTCATAACCTGAAGACAGAAATAACTCCAGGGCTGTATCCATTAACTCAGCCTGGCGCACCTGGGGATCCTTGGAAATCCTGGCAATCGGAAAACACCTCGCTTATACTGACTGATGTCAGTATAAATTGTAAATTAAAACAATTATGTTGTCAATGCGGCCGGCCACAAAAACTTATTCAGATTCGCTATTATACTAGTTTTAAGCGGAACAATGACAGGGATGATAAGCAATGGCCAAATAGCCGGTAGCGGCATTTTCCTGCACTGTGCAATCGATTTCATACACAGCGCGGATCAATTGGGAGGTAATAATTTTATTTGGCGGTCCGTAAGCCACAAGCGAGCCGGCTTTCATGACATACAATTTATCACAGTACATGGCTGCCAGGCTAAGATCATGCAAAGCGGCCAGTACGCCGATACCCAGTGACTTTACGATTGACAGCAGTTGCAGCTGATATTTAATGTCCAGATGGTTTGTTGGTTCATCCAGCACCAGTAGCTGCGGCTGCTGGGCCAGAGCCCTGGCTAATAGGATGCGTTGCTTTTCCCCGCCGGAGAGGGTGGCAAAACGGCGGTCGGCATAGTTGGCCATACCGACCTTACGCATGGCCGTTAACGCAATTTCATAATCTTCGGCATTATCTGTCCCCAGGAAGCCTTTATGAGGTGTGCGGCCGATAATAACCATTTCCCAAACGCTGAGATCGAAGTCCAGCTGATTAAATTGGCTGACTACCGCCGTTTTTTTAGCTGAATCTGCCAGCTTGATTTGCC contains:
- a CDS encoding LrgB family protein, giving the protein MDYITTLLLIILTFAAYLFSRFLFMRYQNPLLNVVIISSAFIVAVLFTLHLPYAAYRPGKEIMTILLGPATVALAVPLYNNRAVLQKNLVTVVVGVCLASLLTSLTAMGITRLLGMPKDIVVAIGSKSVTAPIAAQVAAVNGGDPEMAIAFVVVTGALGAIAGPTLLTLLKITNPIIRGLAMGTTAHGQGTATALMEGEQQGMMAGIGMTLSAIITSALLPILISILWHS
- a CDS encoding diguanylate cyclase domain-containing protein, with the protein product MRGSHAMEFPELVDIAKLQQLLDSMYAVTGIPSAILDNHSVVLIASGWQDICQKFHRVFPETAARCHDSDQRIYQQLLAGQFAGYRCENGLIDYACPIIIEGRHLASLFVGQFFMEKPDEEFFRNQARRFGFKEDEYLAALHKVPVIPQESVASIIEFFSQLASIITHLCYQVLRSKTAMNFKDTLMEAIPNPIFYKDQNGRYLGCNKAFTDLTGLSKAEIVGKTASEILPMCYSAEEQVPEPEPEPGRRPHTCECVVLDAAGAVRNVIFNNAVFTTGDGSKGLVGSILDITAHKQMEAKLKESEENYLLLFKHMINGFLFLQATPGLDGALPDFVILDVNEGYAEIIGQPKAEILDHKITDVLPFTTAENPEWLFILHRVLQHGEATLLEHYSKQCLKWLRLSIYSPKQGYLAIVVSDITGQKRSEEQVQQYAYHDHLTGLPNRRLLDDRLSIAIARAKRSAEQIAVIFLDLDNFKPVNDTYGHDAGDELLQQLANRIVSNVREGDTVSRVGGDEFVIILPQIRTKAEVEQLALRLLVVCRQPFMIRNHEVFVSASIGVSMFPDDGMDIADLIRSADIAMYHSKRNGRNQVCFVHGCL
- a CDS encoding amino acid ABC transporter ATP-binding protein, coding for MLAIHNLYKQFGNLIAVNDLSLTVNKGKTVVLMGPSGCGKSTTIRAINRLVEPDRGSIILNGANILSMQPDELRDIRKRIGFVFQHFNLIGRLTTAENVMLGLVMSGMDKELARAKAVEALDKVGLEQHLGHKPSELSGGQQQRVGIARALAYEPELMLWDEPTASLDPILVREVLIVMEELARYRASTMLVVTHELPFALRVADEIVLMDQGSIVEVGAPAQVFVKPVSDIGKKYKELIEYQMNTSAQSLAGKAE
- a CDS encoding TetR/AcrR family transcriptional regulator, with protein sequence MDTALELFLSSGYEKTTVQDIVKKVSVAQGTFYYYFASKDALLEAIFARYAKNMVTHIQSCHLDNVTVLEKLQLLISHFYKLCYDGEPGLIAAVLYREKQGELINKLWRQLQIIAAPLFRSILEQGNQEGVTHVMHVDETLAFFAGIIAALLEASSPAEFEHESDPAIIKNKLEIAEKLIATLFGTPPGSIHLEIPTVEE
- a CDS encoding ABC transporter ATP-binding protein, with translation MDLSLKNIGVTLDNKKIISEVSVDAKMGEFIGIIGPNGSGKSTLLRTIYRVIKPDCGAILLDGRDLRQIKLADSAKKTAVVSQFNQLDFDLSVWEMVIIGRTPHKGFLGTDNAEDYEIALTAMRKVGMANYADRRFATLSGGEKQRILLARALAQQPQLLVLDEPTNHLDIKYQLQLLSIVKSLGIGVLAALHDLSLAAMYCDKLYVMKAGSLVAYGPPNKIITSQLIRAVYEIDCTVQENAATGYLAIAYHPCHCSA